GTGCTTTAAGTCGCCTTTAAGTTTTATTAATGAAATATCTTTTTCTTTATTTCTCTGACATCTTCTTTTACATCTTCAACTATGTTGAATTTCTCAGATAGTTCCTTTATTATATCTTGATAATTTGCTTCTCTTTTACTGTTTTCTCTTAGTACATAAAATAACATAAATACGAATAATACTGCCCATAAGCCTT
This DNA window, taken from Gottschalkia purinilytica, encodes the following:
- a CDS encoding BhlA/UviB family holin-like peptide gives rise to the protein MEQEIIKIALSQGLWAVLFVFMLFYVLRENSKREANYQDIIKELSEKFNIVEDVKEDVREIKKKIFH